In one Lolium rigidum isolate FL_2022 chromosome 3, APGP_CSIRO_Lrig_0.1, whole genome shotgun sequence genomic region, the following are encoded:
- the LOC124700117 gene encoding protein DMP10-like, protein MASPASPVVIQMPSRTNGAGAAPTTPKDSGDFAAMAPTPSGPTKATVTDKAMSSVANLAQLLPTGTVLAYQALAPSFTNHGKCEETPTNQWLTAALVIVLAASSLVFSFTDSVVGRDQKLYYGIATPRGFNVFNFSSDEEKQRWDPAEFRRLRIRPLDFMHAVFTALVFLAVAFSDVGLQNCFFPNAGRNTEELLKNLPLGIAFLSSFVFMVFPTKRKGIGYSDTTPQKKVT, encoded by the coding sequence ATGGCATCTCCGGCGTCGCCCGTCGTTATCCAGATGCCTTCGCGCACCAACGGCGCCGGGGCGGCCCCTACTACGCCCAAGGATTCCGGCGATTTCGCCGCCATGGCGCCCACACCTTCCGGACCTACTAAAGCCACCGTGACGGACAAGGCCATGTCGAGCGTCGCGAACCTCGCGCAGCTCCTGCCGACCGGCACGGTACTGGCGTACCAGGCGCTGGCCCCCTCCTTCACCAACCACGGCAAGTGTGAGGAGACCCCCACGAACCAGTGGCTCACCGCAGCTTTAGTCATCGTTCTCGCCGCCTCGTCTCTCGTCTTCTCCTTCACGGACAGCGTCGTCGGCCGCGACCAGAAGCTCTACTACGGCATCGCCACGCCCCGCGGTTTCAacgtcttcaacttctccagCGACGAGGAGAAGCAGCGGTGGGATCCCGCCGAGTTCCGGAGGCTGCGCATCCGGCCGCTGGACTTCATGCACGCCGTCTTCACGGCCCTCGTTTTCCTCGCCGTGGCGTTCAGCGACGTTGGGCTACAAAACTGCTTCTTTCCCAACGCCGGTAGGAACACGGAGGAGCTGCTCAAGAACCTGCCGCTGGGCATAGCGTTTTTATCGAGCTTCGTGTTCATGGTTTTCCCAACAAAAAGGAAGGGCATCGGCTACAGCGACACTACCCCTCAGAAGAAGGTCACTTAG